CATGCTGACGGCACGGCGGACGCGGACGTCGTCGAACGGCTTCTTCGTCACGTTGAAGGAGACGTAGCCGACGTTCAGGCCTTCCTGCTCCTGAACGACGATCGAACCGTCCTTCTTCATCGCCTCGATATCGGCCGGGTTCGGGTACGGCATCACCTGGCACTCGTTGGCCTTCAGCTTGGCCAGACGAACCGCCGCGTCGGGCGTGATCGCGAAGACGAGATTGTCGAGCGGCTGCCTGCCGCCCCAATATTGCTCGAACGCCTTGTAGCGGACGACGGCGTCCTTCTGGTAGGCGACGAACTGGAAGGGACCGGTGCCCACCGGAACCTGATCCAGCTTCTCCGGCGTGCCCTTCTTCTGCAGCATCGCGGCATATTCGGCCGACATGATCGGCGCGAACGGCATGGCGAGGTTCGCCAGGAACGGCGCCTCGACCGCGTTCAGCGTGAACTTGACCGTCAGGTCATCGACCTTCTCGATCGACTTCAACAGCTTGGGCATCGCCATGTCGTTGAAGTAGTCGTAGGCGCCGCCCGATACCTTATGGAAGGGATGATCCGTTTTCCACTGGCGCTCGAACGAAAAGATCACGTCGTCGGCGTTGGCGTCGCGGGTCGGCTTGAAATCGCCGACGCTGTGCCACTTGGCACCGGCGCGCAGCTTGAAGGTGTAGACCAGGCCATCGTCGGAGATGGTCCAGGACTCGGCCAGGCCGGGAACGACCTTGGTGCCGCCATATTCGAACTGGACCAGATTGTTGTAGACCGGGAGGGCCACATCGAAGCTGGTGCCGGTCGTATTCAACATGGGGTTGAAATTTTCGGGGCTACCCTCGGAGCAGTAAACAAGGGTCTTCGCCGCCTGGGCCGGCGCCGACAGCGCCAGCGCCGCAGCCATACCAAGCCCGGCACCCAGCAGGATGCGCTTCATTCGTCTTGCCTCCCGATTCCGGTTGGAGCGTACGGAAAATTTGCCAGAACGCCTTTGGAAATAGCGTCGCCATTTGGCGCGTGCCCACGGCACCTGTCAACGCCTACATGCATACGTGGCTATACCGTGGCGCAGAGCACAATTCGATGAGCCAATACGTCCGTATGGACACAATTTGGACAAGGAAAACGAAACAGTTGCAAAGCCAACCATCCGATTGACCGAATCGGTAGGCAGCTACCCCTTGCGACTCAGGGCGCCGTGATGGTCCATCGCGGCCATGACCACAGCCGAAGGGATCCGGACGGCTGCCATGCGCACCCGCCGTTGAGGCGGGTGCGGTCGCCCATGCTAGGCTGGGTTGCGCCGTCAATGAAACTCTTTATCGGATGCCGATCCCGCCGATGCCGCTTCCCAGCCTGCCGCCCTCCCTGCGTTCCGGCCCGCTGGCCGCCTATGGCCTCTACATCGTCGGATCGGCGCTCCTCGCGTCCAACCCGGTGGTCGGCCGCGCGGCCGCCCATGTGGTGCCGCCGATCGGACTGGCCTTCTGGCGCTGGCTGATCGCCTTCCTGATCGTTCTGCCCTTCGCCCTGCCCGGCCTGCTGGCCCACCGGCATCAACTGAAGGAGCAATGGCGCCGTTACCTGCTGTTGGGCGTTCTGGGCCAAGGGATTTCCGGCGCCATCGTCTATTACGGACTGGAACGGACCAGCGCCACCAACGCCAGCCTGATCTACGCCACCAGCCCGGCGATGATCCTGGGGCTGGCCGCCGTCTGGCTGGGGGACGCGATCCGGCCGCGGCAGATCCTGGGCATCCTGCTGGCGATGGCCGGGGTTCTGGCGATCCTGACCCGCGGCGACCTGGAGGCGCTGCGGCACCTGTCCTTCAATGTCGGCGATCTTCTGGTGCTGACGGGGGCGGTGTCCTGGTCGGTCTACACCATCCTGCTGCGGCAATCGGGCACACCCCTGCCGGTGGTCACCGCCTTCGCCGCCAACGCGCTGGCCGGCGTCCTGGTGCTGGCGCCCTTCTATGCGTGGGAAACGGTGGCGGTGCGGCCGGTTCCCTTCTCGGCCTCCACCATCCTGTCGATCGTGGCGGTGGCGCTGTTCGCCTCGGTCCTGGCACTGCTGGCCTATCAGAAGACCATCGCGATGATGGGGGCCGCCCGCGCCTCCACCGCGCTGTATGTCTCGCCGCTGTGGGCGGCGCTGGCGTCCTGGCTTCTGCTGGCGGAACCGCTGCAGGGTTTCCACCTGATCGGCGTGATGCTGGTCCTGCCGGGTGTGATGCTGGCCACCCTGCCCGCCCGCAAACCGCGTGCGCAGGCAGCATCCGAAGCCGCTTGATCGGCAAGTTGCTTGATCGGCATCGCCGGCCCGCCCATCCTGGCCGGACTTACCCGTACCCGAAGCCATCCGGACATGTCCCAGAAACCGCCGACCCCGCTCCTGCTCTGTGCCGACGATTACGGGCTGGCGCCGGGCGTGAACAGCGCCATCCGCGACCTGATCGCCCGCGGGCGGCTCACCGCCACGTCGGTCATGAGCCTCTGCCCCCATTGGCGGCCCGACGCCGCGGCCCTGCGCGCGTTGAAGGACAAAGCGGATGTCGGGCTGCATTTCACCCTGACCGATCAGCCGCCGCTGGGACCGATGCCGACGCTGGCGCCGGACGGACGGCTGCCGCCGCTGGGTAGGCTGATGGGGTGGGCCTATCGCGGGAGGCTGAACGCGCCGGCCGCGCGGGCCGAGATCCGTGACGAACTGTCGCGCCAGATCGCCGCCTTCACCGACGCCTGGGGCGCCGCCCCCGACTACATCGATGGCCACCAGCATGTCCACCAGCTGCCCGGCGTGCGCGACCTGGTGGTGGAGGCGCTGGCAGCATTGCCCGGCGCCTATGTCCGCCTCTGCGGGGAGCCGGTGGCGGCGGTCCTGCGTCGCCGTGTCGCGGTGCCGAAGACCCTGCTGATCGCCGGGCTCGGCGGCGGGCTGGCGCGCATGGTGCGGGCGCGCGGCATTCCCGCCAACGACCGATTCGCCGGTGTCTACGACTTCGCCGGCAAATGCCCCTTCACCGAGCTGATGCCGCGCTTCCTGGAGGGAATCGGTGGGGGAAGCGGGAGCCGGACCCTGGTGATGGTCCATCCAGGCCTGCCCGACGACGAACTGCGCCGCGTCGACAGCCTGGTCGAGCCGCGGCGCGCCGAATACGACTATCTGCGCGGACCGGAGTTCGCCGCCCTGCTGGACCGGTGCAACATCCGCCTGACCCGCTTCGCCGGCCTGTTAGCCGGATAGGCGCCGTTACTCGGCCTCGTCCGGCTGCCAGGCGCGGCGGCGCAGCTTGAAGCGCTGGACCTTGCCGGTCTCCGTCCGCGGCAGCGCGTCGAGAAACTCCACCGCGCGCGGGTATTTGTAGGGCGCGATGTGGTCCTTGACGAAGCTCTGCAATTCCTCGGCCAGACGCTCGTCGGGATACACGCCGTCGCGGAGCACGACGAAAGCCTTCGGGATGGTGCCGCGCACGGGATCCGGCGCCGCGATCACCGCGCATTCCTGCACCGCCTCGTGGCTCAGCAGGATGTTCTCGACCTCCAGGCCGGAGATCTTGTAGCCGGCCGAGACGATCAGGTCATCGGTGCGGGCGTGATACCAGAAGAAGCCGTCCTCATCGACGTGGAAGGCGTCGCCGGTCAGGTTCCAGCCCTGCTGGACATAGCTTTCCTGCCGGGCGTCGTCGAGATAGAGGCAGCCCGTCGCCCCGCGCACGGCCAGTCGCCCGACCTGCCCCGGCGGCAGCCGGCGGAACTGGTCGTCCACCACCATCGCCTCGTAGCCGGGCACCGGCTTGCCGGTGGAACCGGGCCGGACATCGCCGGGGACGGCGTGGAGCACCGCGTTCAGCAGCTCGGTGGTGCCCAGGCTGTCGAGGATCTCCAGACCCGTCGCATCGCGCCAGCCCTCGAAGGTCTGCTGGGGCAGCGGTTCCCCGGCGGAAACGCAGAGCCGCAGGGAGGACAACCGCCTGGCCAGCGCCGGATCGGCGGCCATCCGGCCGATCATGCCGCGGTAGACGGTCGGCACGGTGAACATCACCGTCGCCTTGTGGCGGATCGCCGCGTCCAGCAGCCGGTCGGCGGTCCCGCGCTCCAGCAGGACGACGGAGGCGCCGATGCGCAGCGGGAACAGCAGCAGCCCGCCCAGCCCATAGGCGAAGGCCAGCGTCGGCGAGCCGCAGAACACATCGTCCGGCCCGGTTCCCAGCACGGAGCGCGGAGACAGGTCGGTGATCGCCAGCAGATGACGGTGCAGGTGGGCCGCCGCCTTCGGCGTGCCGGTGGTGCCGGAGGTGAAGGCGATCAGCGCCACATCGTCCTGCGCCGTGTCGGCGGCCTGGAAACCGGTCGGCTTGGTGGCGATCCGATGCTCCAGTTCGCCATTGCGGAAGCCGACGATGCGCAGCGACGGCAGCGACGCCTCCTCCAGGTCGTCGAGGAAATGGGTGTCGCACAGCGCCATGTCGATGGCGGCGCGCTTCAGCACGTCGGCCAGTTCCGGCGCGCGCAGCAGCGGCATGGTCGGCACCAGCACGCCACCGGCCTTGATCACCGCCAGCCAGCAGGCGGCGAGCATCGGCGTGTTGGGACCGCGCAGCAGCACCCGGTTGCCGGTGACCAGCCCGTAATCCTCGGTCAGGACACGGGCGATGCGGTCGACGGTGTCGCGCATCCGGCCATAGCTCCAGACCTCGCCGTCGCCGCCGATCAGGCAGGGGCGGTCGTCCCAGCCGCGCTCGCGCCAGCCGTCGATCAGGACGGAGGCGGCGTTGAGGCGTTCGGGATACTGGAGTTCCGGACGTTCGAGAATCAGATCGGGACGCTGGGACGGAGCCGGCAGCCGGTCGCGGGTGAAGCTGTCGATATGTCCCGAGGGCGCCATGCGCTGGGATGCCTCCACCCGCTGGATGACGGGAGGAAGCGGGCCAACGTAATCGGTCGACGGGTTGACCCGCCACACGCACGGTTCAGACACGGCCATGCCGTCGGCCGGCGCAAAAGCGCATCCCTTCATGGGCAATGCTCCATCTCCCCCCGCAGAGGACGCATGAACACGCCTCCGTCTTATCTTTTATGATCCGACTATAGTGCCAGGGAGCGGATGTGAGCCATGCAACGAACGAATGGTGGATGCACCATCAATCGCCATTCATGCCGGGACAAGTGATCGAGAACGACGAATTTCAGTTGGCAAGACGCATGTTTCGTAACGAAAGTATAGGCCTGCCCAGAAAAACTCATCCGTTCTGCAGATAAAGATCGATTTCGCCCTGCTCCATGACATGAGCGGTGCCATGGATGATTCCGTTCGCCACCTGAATGATGCGGTGGATCATCGCGACCGAGGTCTGGCAATCCATCCGGAGCTTGTCGGGATCGCCGCTGTCGATGTCGGTTCCGATCCGCTCCAGTGTGTGGGCGATCACCTGATGAGCCTGGGCGATGGTGTCCTCGAAAGGACGGCGGAACTTGGACGGCACATGGCCGTAGGCCTCGATGGCCAGTTCCTTGTCGGAAAAGCCGCTGTCGCGGAAATGCTCGGCATAGCTCTTGGGTTGCCAGATCCGGCATTCCTCCAGCATGTCCGGCATATCCGGGATCATCTCGATGAGCATCACGATTTCGTTGAAGTGATTGAGATAATCGGTCGCGAGCAGGGTCTTTTCGGAGATGTTGGTCCCGCGCACGCGATCCCGCCACCGCCCGAAATCGGCCAGTTCATCCGGCGGAATGCCGTCCATCAGGGACAGATCCAACTCTTGGTCTTCCATGCACAAACCCGGACCCGATGCGGCAGCGATGCGGTGCTTTGGCGCGGTGTCTCGGCGCGATGCGTCGACCGGGGGACCGGCACGGATCGGCCGCTCTCCATACCGACGGCACACTTGAACGGTGAAGCGATGTCCTTAACGTTGGATTAAGCGCGTTGCAAGCATCGGGTTGCGAAAGCCCCTGATTGACGTGCGCAAACGGGGCACCAGCGGCCGAACAGAAGAACTCGCTGCCGGCGCCGGACCGCAGTCTGCGGCGTCGCGCCGGCAGCGGAAGGGCTGGCGGCT
Above is a genomic segment from Azospirillum humicireducens containing:
- a CDS encoding ABC transporter substrate-binding protein, which codes for MKRILLGAGLGMAAALALSAPAQAAKTLVYCSEGSPENFNPMLNTTGTSFDVALPVYNNLVQFEYGGTKVVPGLAESWTISDDGLVYTFKLRAGAKWHSVGDFKPTRDANADDVIFSFERQWKTDHPFHKVSGGAYDYFNDMAMPKLLKSIEKVDDLTVKFTLNAVEAPFLANLAMPFAPIMSAEYAAMLQKKGTPEKLDQVPVGTGPFQFVAYQKDAVVRYKAFEQYWGGRQPLDNLVFAITPDAAVRLAKLKANECQVMPYPNPADIEAMKKDGSIVVQEQEGLNVGYVSFNVTKKPFDDVRVRRAVSMAMDKKAMVAAVYQAAGVPAKNPIPPTMWSYNTAIEDYPYDVERAKKLLADAGYPNGFETDLWAMPVQRPYNPNAKRIAEMMQADLAKVGIKAKIVQYEWGEYRKRMQQGEHQMGMLGWTGDNGDPDNFLYTLLGCEAARPGGNNLSKWCNKEFDDLVVQAKRTTEIAARTKLYEQSQVIFKEEAPWYTIAHSVVYMGLAKNVVGYKMDPFGIHRFEGVDLK
- a CDS encoding DMT family transporter, with the translated sequence MPLPSLPPSLRSGPLAAYGLYIVGSALLASNPVVGRAAAHVVPPIGLAFWRWLIAFLIVLPFALPGLLAHRHQLKEQWRRYLLLGVLGQGISGAIVYYGLERTSATNASLIYATSPAMILGLAAVWLGDAIRPRQILGILLAMAGVLAILTRGDLEALRHLSFNVGDLLVLTGAVSWSVYTILLRQSGTPLPVVTAFAANALAGVLVLAPFYAWETVAVRPVPFSASTILSIVAVALFASVLALLAYQKTIAMMGAARASTALYVSPLWAALASWLLLAEPLQGFHLIGVMLVLPGVMLATLPARKPRAQAASEAA
- a CDS encoding ChbG/HpnK family deacetylase, whose protein sequence is MSQKPPTPLLLCADDYGLAPGVNSAIRDLIARGRLTATSVMSLCPHWRPDAAALRALKDKADVGLHFTLTDQPPLGPMPTLAPDGRLPPLGRLMGWAYRGRLNAPAARAEIRDELSRQIAAFTDAWGAAPDYIDGHQHVHQLPGVRDLVVEALAALPGAYVRLCGEPVAAVLRRRVAVPKTLLIAGLGGGLARMVRARGIPANDRFAGVYDFAGKCPFTELMPRFLEGIGGGSGSRTLVMVHPGLPDDELRRVDSLVEPRRAEYDYLRGPEFAALLDRCNIRLTRFAGLLAG
- a CDS encoding AMP-binding protein codes for the protein MAPSGHIDSFTRDRLPAPSQRPDLILERPELQYPERLNAASVLIDGWRERGWDDRPCLIGGDGEVWSYGRMRDTVDRIARVLTEDYGLVTGNRVLLRGPNTPMLAACWLAVIKAGGVLVPTMPLLRAPELADVLKRAAIDMALCDTHFLDDLEEASLPSLRIVGFRNGELEHRIATKPTGFQAADTAQDDVALIAFTSGTTGTPKAAAHLHRHLLAITDLSPRSVLGTGPDDVFCGSPTLAFAYGLGGLLLFPLRIGASVVLLERGTADRLLDAAIRHKATVMFTVPTVYRGMIGRMAADPALARRLSSLRLCVSAGEPLPQQTFEGWRDATGLEILDSLGTTELLNAVLHAVPGDVRPGSTGKPVPGYEAMVVDDQFRRLPPGQVGRLAVRGATGCLYLDDARQESYVQQGWNLTGDAFHVDEDGFFWYHARTDDLIVSAGYKISGLEVENILLSHEAVQECAVIAAPDPVRGTIPKAFVVLRDGVYPDERLAEELQSFVKDHIAPYKYPRAVEFLDALPRTETGKVQRFKLRRRAWQPDEAE